One part of the Mariniblastus fucicola genome encodes these proteins:
- a CDS encoding DUF1501 domain-containing protein, whose amino-acid sequence MNPIDQNHQHNTRRQFFGRSATGIGAAALATMFAQKSASGKDANGILGGGHHPAKAKRVIYLMMSGGPSHVDMFDYKPELEKRRGEQLPDSVRQGQRLTTMTSGQKQLPVLPPLKPFRPRGKSGMMLSDLIPYTGEIADDICLVKSMNTEAINHAPAATFFLTGSQIPGRPSMGAWLSYGLGNLNDNLPSFVVMNSRDKENTCGQLLYDYYWGSGFIPSQHQGVRFRGGGDPVLYLSNPKGMPRPLRRKMLDRLAELNQEKLNDYGDPEIEARIKQYEMAYRMQTSVPEVVDVSNEPKHILDMYGPDVHRVGSFARNCLLARKLAEQDVRFIQLMHIGWDQHGNIPTQLEIQCKDTDQPAAALVQDLKQRGLLDDTLVIFGGEFGRTVFGQGDITNKKKHGRDHHGRAFSLWMAGGGVKPGFQYGETCPYAWNVVDNGVHVHDWQATVLHLLGIDHELLTYRYQGRRFRLTDVHGHVVDDIIS is encoded by the coding sequence ATGAATCCAATTGACCAGAACCACCAACACAATACCCGACGTCAATTCTTCGGCCGATCAGCGACCGGAATCGGCGCGGCAGCGTTGGCAACGATGTTTGCGCAGAAAAGTGCCTCGGGAAAAGATGCAAACGGCATCCTTGGCGGCGGACATCATCCGGCAAAAGCAAAACGCGTCATCTATCTAATGATGAGCGGCGGGCCGTCTCACGTCGACATGTTTGACTACAAGCCCGAGCTCGAGAAACGTCGCGGCGAACAGTTGCCTGATTCAGTACGTCAGGGCCAGCGGCTGACCACGATGACCAGCGGGCAGAAACAGCTTCCTGTCCTGCCGCCGTTAAAGCCGTTTCGTCCGCGAGGCAAATCCGGAATGATGTTGTCCGATCTGATTCCGTACACCGGAGAGATTGCGGACGATATTTGTCTGGTCAAGTCGATGAACACCGAAGCGATCAACCATGCTCCGGCGGCAACTTTCTTTCTCACCGGTTCGCAGATTCCCGGTCGGCCGAGTATGGGAGCGTGGTTGTCTTACGGGCTGGGAAATTTGAACGACAACTTGCCGTCGTTCGTTGTGATGAACTCGCGCGATAAAGAAAATACTTGCGGACAACTGCTGTACGACTACTACTGGGGCAGCGGGTTTATCCCGTCGCAACATCAAGGCGTCCGTTTCCGCGGCGGCGGCGATCCCGTGCTGTATCTTTCCAATCCAAAAGGCATGCCGCGGCCACTACGGCGTAAAATGCTGGACCGTTTGGCGGAACTGAATCAGGAAAAGCTGAACGACTACGGCGATCCCGAGATTGAGGCCCGGATCAAACAATACGAGATGGCGTACCGAATGCAAACCAGCGTTCCGGAAGTCGTCGATGTTTCCAACGAGCCAAAACACATCCTCGACATGTACGGTCCGGACGTTCACCGCGTCGGTTCGTTCGCGCGGAACTGTTTGTTGGCGCGGAAGCTGGCGGAACAGGACGTTCGTTTTATTCAGCTGATGCACATCGGATGGGACCAGCACGGAAACATTCCGACGCAACTGGAAATTCAGTGCAAAGACACTGATCAACCTGCAGCGGCTTTGGTTCAGGATCTCAAGCAGCGAGGCCTGCTGGACGACACGCTGGTCATCTTCGGTGGCGAATTTGGTCGCACGGTTTTCGGCCAGGGCGATATCACTAACAAAAAGAAACATGGCCGCGACCACCACGGCCGCGCTTTTAGTCTCTGGATGGCCGGCGGTGGAGTCAAGCCAGGGTTTCAGTACGGCGAAACCTGTCCGTATGCGTGGAATGTTGTCGACAACGGAGTCCACGTTCACGATTGGCAGGCGACGGTGCTGCATCTGTTGGGGATCGACCACGAACTGCTCACGTATCGATACCAGGGCCGGCGATTTCGTCTAACGGACGTCCATGGCCACGTTGTTGATGATATCATTTCCTGA
- a CDS encoding type II secretion system F family protein, giving the protein MIIFANMMLYVTPIAIFVAIAVGLWLLFDTFLNGQTRSESRLDAMRRRARGEEEEVDNSNSAREGINKLLTKASPKLSSAIQPKNEQDVNKLKVKLDSAGFRGEKAVEVFLSLQVLSGLFGLFMGGIGSILVKGFSTTAVLYACGIALLFFLLPGVILSILAGKRKEKIFLGLPDALDLMVVCVEAGLGQDQALRRVSEELEKAHPIIAGEFNQCNHQLQMGKTREHVLQELAERNDVEDLNTLANVLIQVDRFGTSVGKALRTQSDAMRVRRKQIAEEKASKTAVALIFPLVLCIFPGIFVVLVGPAAITMVKELLPTMGT; this is encoded by the coding sequence ATGATTATTTTTGCAAATATGATGTTATATGTCACGCCGATTGCGATCTTCGTTGCGATCGCTGTCGGGCTGTGGTTGCTGTTTGACACGTTCCTCAATGGTCAAACGCGCAGCGAGTCTCGGCTCGATGCGATGCGTCGTCGTGCACGTGGCGAAGAAGAGGAAGTAGACAACTCGAATAGCGCTCGAGAGGGCATCAACAAGCTTCTCACGAAAGCCAGCCCGAAGCTGTCGAGCGCGATTCAGCCGAAGAACGAGCAGGACGTCAACAAGCTTAAAGTTAAGCTTGATTCTGCCGGTTTCCGCGGCGAAAAAGCGGTCGAAGTCTTCCTTTCGCTGCAGGTTCTCAGCGGACTGTTCGGCCTGTTCATGGGTGGCATCGGGTCCATTCTGGTCAAAGGATTCTCGACGACGGCTGTGCTGTACGCTTGTGGAATCGCGTTGCTGTTCTTCCTGTTGCCGGGCGTCATTCTCAGCATCCTCGCGGGCAAGCGGAAAGAGAAAATTTTCCTTGGCCTTCCCGACGCACTCGACTTGATGGTCGTTTGTGTAGAAGCCGGTTTGGGTCAGGACCAGGCCTTGCGTCGCGTCTCTGAAGAGCTGGAGAAAGCTCATCCGATCATTGCTGGCGAGTTCAACCAGTGCAACCACCAACTGCAAATGGGTAAGACGCGTGAGCACGTGTTGCAGGAGTTGGCAGAGCGAAATGACGTTGAGGATTTGAACACGTTGGCAAACGTTTTGATTCAGGTGGATCGTTTCGGTACCAGCGTCGGTAAAGCACTTCGTACGCAAAGTGATGCGATGCGTGTCCGCCGCAAGCAGATTGCCGAAGAGAAAGCCTCGAAGACGGCGGTGGCGTTGATCTTCCCTCTGGTTCTGTGCATCTTTCCAGGTATCTTCGTGGTACTGGTCGGCCCGGCTGCGATCACGATGGTCAAAGAGCTGCTTCCGACGATGGGAACGTAA
- a CDS encoding cupin domain-containing protein — protein MKPINVAEKLASFSQLWHPRRIAKVDNMQVIIAKVSGEFVWHQHDKEDELFFVQKGTLEMQFRDRTEIVNEGEMIVVPKGVEHCPRTRDGEEVHLMMFEKLGTSHTGDSITDITVEKYPEI, from the coding sequence ATGAAACCGATCAATGTCGCTGAGAAACTCGCTTCGTTTTCGCAACTTTGGCACCCGCGCCGGATTGCGAAGGTCGACAACATGCAGGTGATCATCGCGAAAGTCAGCGGTGAGTTCGTCTGGCATCAACACGACAAAGAAGACGAACTGTTCTTCGTTCAAAAAGGAACGCTGGAGATGCAGTTTCGCGACCGAACGGAAATCGTAAACGAAGGCGAGATGATCGTGGTGCCCAAAGGTGTTGAACACTGCCCGCGAACCCGCGACGGCGAGGAAGTGCATTTGATGATGTTCGAAAAACTTGGCACCAGCCACACGGGCGATTCAATAACCGACATTACGGTTGAAAAGTATCCTGAAATTTGA
- a CDS encoding type II secretion system F family protein: MGTYIIIGLITLGVAGAIFAVSLIFMGDNEKLDDRLANLTRNGGRGTGGPAEAAQSSILRTPLEEAPNIIESQMQLLIKTFNLRKFIEQSNVDISVANFILMTLGLGVGVSVIACVMLPAKLIWAGPLAGGLLATFPYIYIWFKRGRRLKRFATQLPQALDLMAQALRAGQSLPAGIQLVGQQVPDPLGPEFHTAYEQQNLGSTIVDSLEQMCTRVPDLDLRFFATAVMLQRQTGGDLAEILDKIGKLIRERMQIKGMIQALTGEGRISGAVLLAMPPILFLVMLKLNYKYVMKLFEEPMGHQMLAVAIVMQVVGALWIKKIINIKV, translated from the coding sequence ATGGGAACTTACATAATCATTGGCTTGATCACGCTGGGAGTCGCAGGCGCGATCTTCGCAGTTTCGTTGATCTTCATGGGAGACAACGAAAAGCTGGACGATCGGCTTGCCAACCTGACTCGCAACGGCGGTCGCGGAACCGGTGGCCCCGCGGAAGCTGCCCAGAGCTCGATTCTTCGTACGCCGCTTGAAGAAGCGCCGAACATCATCGAATCGCAAATGCAACTGTTGATCAAAACGTTCAACCTACGCAAGTTCATCGAGCAATCGAATGTCGATATCTCTGTCGCCAACTTTATTCTTATGACGCTGGGATTGGGAGTCGGGGTCTCTGTCATTGCCTGTGTCATGCTCCCTGCCAAACTGATCTGGGCTGGCCCGTTGGCTGGCGGATTACTGGCAACGTTTCCATACATTTATATCTGGTTCAAACGCGGACGGCGCCTCAAACGATTCGCGACGCAACTGCCGCAGGCGCTGGACTTGATGGCTCAGGCTCTGCGTGCAGGGCAAAGCTTGCCAGCCGGAATTCAACTGGTGGGCCAACAGGTACCGGATCCCCTGGGGCCGGAATTCCATACCGCCTACGAGCAGCAGAACCTCGGATCGACGATTGTCGACAGCCTTGAGCAAATGTGTACTCGCGTTCCTGACCTCGACCTTCGCTTTTTTGCCACCGCCGTCATGCTGCAGCGGCAAACGGGTGGTGACCTGGCTGAGATCCTGGACAAAATCGGAAAATTGATTCGCGAGCGGATGCAGATCAAAGGCATGATTCAGGCTCTGACCGGTGAAGGTCGAATTTCCGGTGCCGTGCTTTTGGCGATGCCTCCGATTCTTTTCCTGGTGATGCTGAAGCTGAATTACAAGTACGTCATGAAGCTCTTTGAAGAGCCGATGGGACACCAGATGCTTGCCGTTGCGATCGTCATGCAGGTCGTTGGTGCTCTGTGGATCAAGAAAATTATTAACATCAAAGTGTAG
- a CDS encoding PSD1 and planctomycete cytochrome C domain-containing protein produces MSDIQDRVALLGQRAGDGCEEALRELDQLICSDPRAKKAWLELAWLSAQLPLTATLCGHVVAKQNQSPRSSTTSLTRWLAIAATLLMATGIAYVVFFSSRNSESELAQGQSPGPDLVEKANDVFDANTLEESAETEVILASPAQPEFNNLAHPANRGGLKGGVVVNDDPLPEVISFNFHVRPILSENCYYCHGPDPNHREADLRLDTSEGAESVVEVGHPQDSELISRILDEDPGSQMPPPESGRVISERQKRILAAWIEQGAKYESHWAFTKVQRPELPSVKDDRWPRNEIDQFVLAKLESKDIDPSKRAEPEVLVRRMYLDLIGLPPTPEQSQEFCESFQNDSDAAIDSLADKLLASEHYGERMALPWLDAARYSDSNGFQQDGDRAQWPWRDWVVDAYNDNMPFDQFTIEQLAGDLLPEPTRKQLIATAFNRNHMLNGEGGAIVEEQRNNYVFDRVDTTATTWLGLTMACAQCHDHKYDPITHEDYYQFFAYFNNVDENGGVNVRNGRLQVGTPFIDNPTEEQTRQLETIEAEIAPVNQSLSDADAEITKALRAWEDKNRDDPPSMNRNVFNALKKTPEERNRGEEKLLKDWYLLNAAKDQWKQLKQKQNALYSKKSGVKSTVVTVMIMRDRKKPRKTTIFDRGAYDAPTEEVAANVPHFLPPLPEGADANRLSLAKWLVDRDNPLTSRVAVNRYWQTFFGIGIVKTSEDFGVQSELPSHPDLLDWLAVEFMESGWDVKHMHRLIVTSETYLQSSRFRADLHDVDPENRLLARSPRFRLPTTLIRDAALSTSGLLHKQIGGPPVYPWQPDGLWREFSLEKFAYKPSTGDSLHRRSLYTFWRRTVAPPNMFDSANRQACTVKLSRTNTPLQALVLLNDPVFVEAFCGLASMVLSQSPGSDEQIVRLAFEHATGRKPNQAELGSLLSALEDSREFYAEHVDDAAAYVSIGEAVAVPEDDQAKVTLASLASVVQIIMNTDEFMTRE; encoded by the coding sequence TCCAGTCGCAACTCAGAAAGCGAATTGGCTCAGGGGCAATCGCCCGGACCTGACCTTGTCGAGAAAGCTAACGACGTTTTCGACGCGAACACGTTAGAGGAGTCCGCCGAAACGGAAGTGATTCTCGCGTCGCCAGCCCAGCCCGAGTTCAACAATCTGGCTCATCCTGCCAATCGCGGCGGGCTCAAAGGCGGCGTGGTCGTTAATGATGATCCGTTGCCGGAGGTGATCTCTTTCAACTTCCACGTGCGGCCGATCCTTTCGGAAAACTGTTACTACTGCCATGGCCCGGATCCGAATCATCGTGAAGCCGACCTTCGACTGGATACCAGTGAAGGTGCCGAGTCAGTCGTCGAAGTCGGACATCCGCAAGACAGCGAACTGATCTCCCGAATTCTCGACGAAGATCCGGGCTCTCAAATGCCGCCGCCAGAAAGTGGTCGCGTGATCTCGGAACGGCAAAAGCGAATTCTTGCGGCGTGGATCGAGCAGGGAGCCAAATACGAATCGCATTGGGCGTTCACAAAAGTCCAGCGGCCTGAGTTGCCGTCGGTGAAAGACGATCGTTGGCCTCGCAATGAAATTGATCAATTTGTATTGGCAAAACTCGAATCAAAAGACATCGATCCATCCAAACGCGCTGAACCGGAAGTTCTCGTGCGGCGAATGTATCTGGACTTGATCGGGCTGCCTCCGACGCCGGAGCAATCTCAGGAGTTTTGCGAATCTTTCCAAAACGACAGCGACGCGGCGATCGACAGCCTCGCGGACAAGCTGCTGGCTAGCGAGCACTACGGAGAGCGGATGGCATTGCCGTGGCTCGACGCGGCCCGCTATTCGGACTCAAACGGCTTCCAGCAGGATGGCGATCGGGCTCAGTGGCCGTGGCGAGACTGGGTCGTGGATGCTTATAACGACAACATGCCCTTCGATCAGTTTACGATCGAACAGTTGGCGGGCGATCTGCTGCCGGAACCCACCAGGAAACAACTCATTGCAACGGCGTTCAATCGCAATCATATGCTCAACGGCGAAGGCGGTGCGATTGTCGAAGAGCAGCGGAATAATTACGTTTTCGATCGCGTGGACACCACGGCGACGACCTGGCTGGGGCTGACGATGGCCTGTGCTCAATGCCACGACCACAAATACGATCCGATTACCCACGAAGATTACTATCAGTTCTTCGCTTATTTTAACAACGTCGACGAAAACGGCGGCGTGAATGTCCGCAATGGAAGACTGCAAGTTGGCACTCCTTTTATCGACAATCCGACTGAGGAGCAGACTCGACAGCTGGAAACGATCGAAGCAGAGATTGCTCCCGTGAATCAATCTCTGTCGGACGCAGACGCCGAAATTACGAAAGCTTTGCGGGCTTGGGAAGACAAGAATCGGGATGATCCGCCGTCGATGAATCGTAACGTTTTCAATGCACTGAAGAAGACGCCTGAAGAACGCAACCGCGGCGAAGAAAAACTGCTCAAGGATTGGTACTTGCTGAACGCCGCCAAAGATCAGTGGAAGCAGTTGAAGCAAAAACAGAATGCGTTGTACAGCAAAAAGTCCGGTGTCAAATCCACGGTCGTGACCGTGATGATCATGCGAGACCGCAAGAAGCCTCGCAAGACGACGATTTTTGATCGAGGCGCCTACGATGCTCCCACGGAAGAAGTTGCGGCAAACGTGCCGCACTTTTTGCCTCCGCTTCCAGAGGGGGCCGACGCCAATCGTTTATCGTTGGCCAAATGGCTGGTCGATCGAGACAATCCTTTGACCAGTCGCGTCGCAGTGAATCGATACTGGCAAACGTTTTTCGGTATCGGCATCGTGAAGACGTCGGAAGACTTCGGCGTTCAGAGCGAGCTGCCGAGTCATCCGGATTTGCTGGACTGGTTGGCGGTTGAGTTCATGGAAAGTGGCTGGGACGTCAAGCATATGCATCGCTTGATTGTCACGTCGGAAACTTATTTGCAAAGTTCCCGTTTCCGTGCCGATCTGCACGACGTCGACCCGGAAAATCGCTTGCTGGCTCGCAGTCCGCGGTTTCGTCTGCCTACGACTTTGATTCGCGATGCAGCTTTGTCGACATCCGGGCTGTTGCACAAGCAGATTGGTGGCCCGCCAGTTTATCCGTGGCAGCCAGACGGTTTGTGGCGGGAGTTCAGTCTGGAAAAATTTGCCTACAAACCATCAACTGGTGACAGTCTTCATCGCCGAAGCCTGTACACGTTTTGGCGTCGCACGGTGGCTCCGCCGAACATGTTCGATTCGGCAAATCGTCAGGCTTGTACGGTCAAGCTTTCCCGAACCAACACGCCGCTGCAGGCTTTGGTATTGCTCAACGATCCAGTTTTTGTGGAAGCCTTCTGCGGCTTGGCCAGCATGGTGCTGAGCCAATCGCCCGGAAGCGATGAGCAGATTGTCAGGCTTGCCTTTGAGCATGCGACGGGGCGGAAGCCCAACCAGGCGGAGCTTGGCTCGTTGCTGTCGGCGTTGGAAGACAGCCGGGAGTTTTATGCGGAACATGTTGATGACGCGGCGGCCTATGTTTCGATCGGCGAAGCTGTTGCAGTCCCAGAAGACGATCAGGCGAAAGTTACGCTCGCTTCGTTGGCAAGCGTGGTTCAAATCATCATGAACACTGATGAGTTCATGACTCGGGAGTAA
- a CDS encoding family 20 glycosylhydrolase has protein sequence MKNNFAVSAFVAVALFLVSGLSAQSPHLLPVPTQIVVGDQSLQLPADISLNSPENSAWDRHLQIVAQHVERITDGRHRLVFVPSGNALLDVRKVDSMAKEAYSLVVSAEQIKIEASTLKGLSHATATLLQVLGSAKAGQIPQLKINDSPTVSYRNFMVDMGRNPHSVELLKETIDLLWFYKIDSLQLHLTDDQRFAFPSTAFPKLWDGIITLDQFKELETYATERGVTIIPELEVPGHSGLLRSRYPEVFGKSEADLATSETALRGIKTLLDEMMEVFSSSPWIHVGGDEASGVPEVAQRDLINMLHAYLKSKGRETIVWEGPRPGEGENKVNTEVIHINWRTINYPANEMLDDGYRVVNAGWDPLYLVDHYPRTNFTMTSAQHIYETLKLTRFKHVNPGIPTFAKPIEVEPSDRLIGFCMPWWEGREENYFPQVTPRLIAFADVSWNPDAARDFASYRVRAEKIESARSAAFYPVTIKADGLANQTDGVFHEKTTVELTVSDSYSQEHEIRFTLDGSQPTLSSNVYSSPLLLEKSSTVRAALFDGDAQLGHGSRRHLQAVTPVKNLALGKPVTSSVSSESPFSVQRVTDGGTGNLDFYLAYPAEPQPVEITIDLEQTQTVGRVVVVAYSISGSFEKYSVEVSADGESFEEVASRLEKSAKAELSVEHTFEARDVRFVRIVSHGNKGYVFDSFSKIVEVQVFE, from the coding sequence ATGAAAAACAACTTCGCAGTTTCCGCGTTTGTCGCCGTCGCGCTGTTTTTGGTTTCTGGTCTGTCTGCCCAGTCACCGCACCTGCTGCCAGTTCCAACGCAGATCGTCGTCGGAGATCAGTCGCTGCAACTTCCGGCTGACATTTCCCTAAATTCTCCGGAGAATTCAGCCTGGGATCGGCATCTGCAGATCGTGGCCCAACACGTAGAGCGGATAACCGACGGACGACATCGCCTGGTGTTCGTACCGTCTGGGAACGCATTGCTGGACGTCCGAAAAGTCGACTCGATGGCGAAGGAAGCGTATTCGTTGGTGGTCTCGGCAGAGCAAATCAAAATTGAAGCTTCAACGTTGAAAGGACTTTCTCACGCGACTGCGACGTTGCTGCAAGTTCTCGGATCAGCCAAAGCGGGGCAAATTCCGCAGTTGAAGATCAACGACAGCCCCACGGTTTCGTATCGGAACTTCATGGTCGACATGGGACGAAACCCACACAGCGTCGAACTGTTAAAGGAAACGATCGACTTACTTTGGTTTTACAAAATTGATTCCCTTCAACTGCATCTGACCGACGACCAACGGTTTGCGTTTCCTTCGACGGCGTTTCCCAAACTTTGGGACGGTATCATCACTCTGGACCAGTTCAAAGAACTGGAGACTTACGCGACCGAACGCGGCGTTACGATCATTCCCGAATTGGAAGTTCCCGGACACTCGGGTTTGCTTCGTTCTCGCTACCCGGAAGTCTTCGGCAAAAGCGAAGCCGATCTTGCGACCAGTGAAACGGCTCTTCGCGGAATCAAAACGCTGCTGGATGAAATGATGGAAGTTTTTTCTTCTTCGCCCTGGATACACGTTGGCGGCGATGAAGCCAGCGGCGTTCCAGAGGTCGCGCAGCGGGATTTGATCAACATGCTTCACGCGTACTTGAAATCAAAAGGGCGAGAAACGATCGTCTGGGAAGGCCCACGTCCTGGCGAAGGCGAGAACAAGGTTAATACGGAAGTCATTCACATCAACTGGCGGACGATCAACTATCCGGCAAACGAAATGCTCGACGATGGTTACCGAGTCGTGAACGCCGGCTGGGATCCGCTTTATTTGGTGGACCACTATCCCCGCACCAACTTTACGATGACGTCGGCGCAGCACATCTACGAGACGCTCAAACTGACTCGTTTCAAACACGTCAATCCTGGCATTCCGACATTCGCAAAACCGATCGAAGTTGAGCCTTCCGATCGACTGATTGGATTCTGCATGCCGTGGTGGGAAGGCCGCGAAGAGAATTATTTCCCTCAGGTCACGCCGCGATTGATCGCGTTTGCCGATGTCAGTTGGAATCCGGACGCAGCCCGAGATTTCGCTTCGTACCGGGTTCGCGCAGAGAAAATTGAATCAGCAAGGTCAGCCGCGTTCTACCCGGTGACGATCAAGGCAGACGGTCTCGCAAATCAAACCGATGGCGTGTTCCATGAAAAAACTACTGTCGAACTTACGGTTTCCGATTCGTATTCCCAGGAACACGAAATCCGATTCACGCTGGACGGATCGCAACCGACGTTATCTTCGAATGTCTATTCGAGTCCACTTTTGCTCGAAAAATCGTCCACCGTCAGAGCTGCATTGTTCGACGGTGATGCTCAGCTCGGCCATGGTTCAAGACGTCATTTGCAGGCGGTGACTCCGGTCAAAAATCTCGCCCTCGGCAAACCGGTTACTTCGTCGGTGTCGTCGGAGAGTCCTTTTTCGGTGCAACGGGTTACCGATGGTGGGACTGGAAATCTGGATTTCTATCTGGCGTATCCTGCAGAGCCTCAACCGGTGGAAATCACGATCGATCTGGAGCAAACTCAGACGGTCGGCCGCGTGGTGGTCGTCGCCTATTCGATCAGTGGCTCTTTCGAGAAATATTCGGTCGAAGTTTCCGCCGATGGGGAGTCGTTTGAGGAAGTGGCCTCTCGATTGGAAAAGTCGGCCAAGGCAGAACTCTCAGTTGAGCACACGTTTGAAGCTCGCGACGTTCGCTTCGTTCGAATCGTCAGCCATGGTAACAAGGGCTACGTGTTTGATTCGTTCTCGAAGATCGTGGAAGTCCAGGTGTTCGAGTAG
- a CDS encoding CpaF family protein, protein MSTNAAAVSEYDQLKQRIHQKLIGKLDLSKVNDLDGEVFKREIRGIVERLCDSEQNLLNRNERDRLVEEVLDETFGLGPLEILLKDPKISDILINGPKNIYAERGGKMEKTNVIFRDNAHLLQIIDRIVSKVGRRVDETCPMVDARLTDGSRVNAIIPPLALDGAAMSIRRFGSNPLKLEDLLNFKAFTPEMVMLLEGAMKARLNIIISGGTGSGKTTLLNTLSSFISNEDRIVTIEDAAEIQLQQDHVVRLETRPPNIEGKGQVTATDLVKNCLRMRPERIIIGECRGPETLDMLQAMNTGHEGSLTTTHANTPRDCIARMETMIMMGGFDLPIKAMRTQIASAVDLIVQANRLQGGPRKITAITEVCGMENDTIIMQDIFKFVKEGVDENGRAKGKFISTGVRPKCMDKLEQMGIKLPASIFRERVMMED, encoded by the coding sequence ATGAGTACTAACGCAGCAGCTGTATCGGAATACGATCAACTCAAACAGCGAATTCACCAGAAGCTGATCGGCAAACTCGACCTCAGCAAGGTCAACGATCTTGATGGTGAAGTTTTCAAACGCGAGATTCGCGGAATCGTCGAAAGACTCTGCGACAGCGAGCAAAACCTGCTCAATCGCAACGAGCGTGATCGGCTGGTCGAAGAAGTTCTCGACGAAACGTTCGGGCTTGGTCCATTGGAGATTCTGCTGAAGGATCCAAAGATCAGCGATATTCTGATCAACGGTCCCAAGAACATCTACGCGGAACGCGGCGGAAAGATGGAAAAGACCAACGTCATTTTCCGCGACAACGCTCACCTGTTGCAGATCATTGACCGCATCGTTTCGAAGGTCGGCCGTCGTGTCGATGAAACCTGCCCGATGGTGGATGCTCGATTGACGGACGGTTCTCGTGTCAACGCGATTATTCCTCCGCTGGCACTGGACGGTGCCGCGATGTCAATTCGTCGTTTCGGTTCAAATCCACTGAAACTCGAAGACCTGCTCAACTTCAAAGCCTTCACTCCCGAAATGGTGATGCTGCTTGAAGGAGCCATGAAAGCCCGTCTGAACATTATCATCTCCGGTGGTACAGGTTCTGGTAAGACGACCCTGTTGAACACGCTGTCCAGCTTTATCTCTAACGAAGACCGTATCGTTACGATTGAAGACGCGGCTGAAATTCAGCTGCAGCAGGATCACGTTGTGCGTCTGGAAACTCGACCACCGAACATCGAAGGCAAGGGACAGGTCACCGCGACGGATCTGGTGAAAAACTGCCTTCGTATGCGTCCTGAAAGAATCATCATCGGTGAGTGTCGTGGTCCTGAAACGCTTGACATGCTTCAGGCGATGAATACGGGTCACGAAGGTTCGCTGACCACAACGCACGCCAACACGCCGCGTGACTGCATCGCTCGTATGGAGACGATGATCATGATGGGCGGCTTCGACCTTCCGATCAAAGCCATGCGTACTCAGATCGCAAGTGCCGTCGACCTGATCGTTCAGGCCAACCGTTTGCAAGGTGGACCTCGTAAGATCACGGCGATCACGGAAGTCTGCGGTATGGAGAACGACACGATCATCATGCAGGACATCTTCAAGTTCGTCAAAGAAGGTGTGGATGAAAATGGTCGTGCGAAAGGCAAGTTCATCAGTACTGGTGTTCGTCCAAAGTGTATGGACAAGCTGGAGCAGATGGGCATCAAATTGCCGGCCAGTATTTTCCGCGAACGCGTCATGATGGAAGACTAG